The Micromonospora sp. Llam0 genome contains a region encoding:
- a CDS encoding LysE/ArgO family amino acid transporter, whose protein sequence is MTDYLAGLLLGLGLIMPIGPQNVFVVNHGLAVGLPRALWAVLAAGCCDTLLIVAGVAGVSGLIATVPGVRPALLVFGTVFLTYLGVRSIRTAGGHLTVGPPGGPGPGAAAGSVRQVVGRTVSVSLLNPHAILDMVGVIGAAVIAQPADSRMTFAAGTLSASWTWFLILAVGAAQARRYLTPRAIAWFDRLSGVIMLVFAGYFLVELTHLGSG, encoded by the coding sequence GTGACCGACTACCTGGCCGGACTGCTGCTCGGCCTCGGCCTGATCATGCCGATCGGGCCGCAGAACGTCTTCGTGGTCAACCACGGGCTGGCGGTCGGCCTGCCGCGTGCGCTGTGGGCGGTGCTGGCCGCCGGCTGCTGCGACACGCTGCTGATCGTCGCCGGGGTCGCCGGCGTGTCCGGCCTGATCGCCACCGTGCCGGGCGTGCGGCCGGCGCTGCTCGTCTTCGGCACGGTCTTCCTTACCTACCTGGGCGTGCGCTCCATCCGTACCGCTGGCGGGCACCTCACCGTCGGCCCGCCGGGCGGGCCGGGGCCGGGGGCGGCGGCCGGGTCGGTGCGCCAGGTCGTCGGGCGTACGGTCAGCGTGTCGTTGCTCAACCCGCACGCCATCCTCGACATGGTCGGGGTGATCGGCGCAGCGGTGATCGCCCAGCCGGCGGACTCGCGCATGACGTTCGCCGCCGGCACGCTCTCCGCGTCCTGGACCTGGTTTCTGATCCTGGCGGTCGGTGCCGCCCAGGCGCGTCGCTACCTGACGCCGCGGGCGATCGCCTGGTTCGACCGGCTGTCCGGCGTGATCATGCTGGTCTTCGCCGGCTACTTTCTCGTCGAGCTGACCCACCTGGGCTCAGGATGA
- the metG gene encoding methionine--tRNA ligase — MSHVLAAVAWPYANGPRHIGHVSGFGVPSDVFSRYMRMAGHDVLMISGTDEHGTPIQVQADSEGLKPRELADRYNRVIVEDLHGLGLSYDLFTRTTTGNHYQVVQELFETLHRNGYIVAKTTLGAISPSTGRTLPDRYIEGTCPICGYDAARGDQCDNCGNQLDPVQLIDPRSKINGETPNFVETEHFFLDLPAFAQALGTWLDTRDGWRPNVLRFSRNLLDDLQPRAITRDLEWGVPIPLDGWRERGDKRIYVWFDAVIGYLSASIEWARRSGDPDAWRRWWTADAQGKEARAYYFMGKDNIVFHSVIWPSLLLGYSGDGDHGGEPGQLGRLNLPTEVVSSEFLTMEGRKFSSSRQVVIYVRDFLARYDADALRYFIAVAGPESQDTDFTWAEFRRRNNDELVNDWGNLVNRSISMAAKNFGAIPPVDPAGLTAADEALLATSRAAFGTVGALIERHRQKQAIGEAMRVVAEANRYLSDQAPWKLKGEADKPRMGTVLHVALQVVADANTLLTPFLPHSAQKIHELLGGTGVHAPMPRIVEVDDLDAGPAYPILTGDYRDGARWESTPVEAGRPLAAPKPVFRKLDESIVDEELARLTG; from the coding sequence ATGAGTCACGTTCTCGCGGCGGTCGCCTGGCCCTACGCCAACGGGCCCCGCCACATCGGCCACGTCTCCGGTTTCGGGGTGCCCTCCGACGTGTTCAGCCGGTACATGCGGATGGCCGGCCACGACGTGCTCATGATCTCCGGCACCGACGAGCACGGCACGCCGATCCAGGTGCAGGCCGACAGCGAAGGACTCAAGCCGCGCGAGCTGGCTGACCGGTACAACCGGGTGATCGTCGAGGACCTGCACGGGCTCGGCCTGTCCTACGACCTGTTCACCCGGACCACCACCGGCAACCACTATCAGGTGGTCCAGGAGCTGTTCGAGACGCTGCACCGCAACGGCTACATCGTTGCGAAGACCACCCTCGGTGCGATCTCCCCGTCCACCGGTCGCACCCTGCCGGACCGCTACATCGAGGGCACCTGCCCGATCTGCGGCTACGACGCCGCCCGGGGCGACCAGTGTGACAACTGCGGCAACCAGCTCGACCCGGTCCAGCTGATCGACCCGCGTTCCAAGATCAACGGGGAGACGCCGAACTTCGTCGAGACCGAGCACTTCTTCCTGGACCTGCCGGCGTTCGCCCAGGCGCTCGGCACGTGGTTGGACACCCGCGACGGCTGGCGGCCCAACGTGCTGCGGTTCTCCCGCAACCTGCTCGACGACCTGCAGCCCCGGGCGATCACCCGGGACCTGGAGTGGGGCGTGCCGATCCCGCTGGACGGCTGGCGCGAGCGCGGCGACAAGCGGATCTACGTCTGGTTCGACGCGGTGATCGGCTACCTGTCGGCCTCGATCGAGTGGGCCCGGCGGTCCGGCGACCCGGACGCCTGGCGCCGCTGGTGGACAGCGGACGCCCAGGGCAAGGAGGCTCGCGCCTACTACTTCATGGGCAAGGACAACATCGTCTTCCACTCGGTGATCTGGCCGTCGCTGCTGCTCGGCTACTCCGGCGACGGCGACCACGGTGGTGAGCCCGGTCAGCTCGGCCGGCTCAACCTGCCCACCGAGGTGGTCTCCAGCGAGTTCCTGACCATGGAGGGGCGTAAGTTCTCCTCCTCCCGCCAGGTGGTCATCTACGTGCGGGACTTCCTGGCCCGCTACGACGCCGACGCGCTGCGCTACTTCATCGCCGTGGCCGGCCCGGAGAGCCAGGACACCGACTTCACCTGGGCCGAGTTCCGGCGCCGCAACAACGACGAGCTGGTCAACGACTGGGGCAACCTGGTCAACCGGTCGATCTCGATGGCCGCGAAGAACTTCGGCGCCATCCCGCCGGTCGACCCGGCCGGGCTGACCGCCGCCGACGAGGCGCTGCTGGCGACCAGCCGGGCCGCGTTCGGTACGGTCGGCGCGCTGATCGAACGGCACCGGCAGAAGCAGGCGATCGGGGAGGCGATGCGGGTGGTCGCCGAGGCCAACCGCTACCTGTCCGACCAGGCCCCGTGGAAGCTCAAGGGCGAGGCGGACAAACCCCGGATGGGCACCGTCCTGCACGTCGCCCTGCAGGTCGTCGCGGACGCGAACACCCTGCTCACCCCGTTCCTGCCGCATTCGGCGCAGAAGATCCACGAGCTGCTCGGCGGCACCGGCGTACACGCGCCGATGCCCCGGATCGTGGAGGTCGACGACCTCGACGCCGGGCCGGCGTACCCGATCCTCACCGGCGACTACCGCGACGGTGCCCGGTGGGAGTCCACCCCGGTGGAGGCCGGCCGGCCGCTGGCCGCGCCGAAGCCGGTGTTCCGCAAGCTCGACGAGTCGATCGTCGACGAGGAGCTGGCCCGGCTCACCGGCTGA